One segment of Altererythrobacter sp. Root672 DNA contains the following:
- a CDS encoding TonB family protein yields the protein MNYAEDSCQLTRDFAYGDEIITLSLERFQPSDTVEMALASSELRRAPREFTTKFQFAPGAVQFEARQFQGELEDGRDYFGIGPVRLGIAAVSFGDADEFQQAATTLYRRADELEAARKLEGLMVTEGFTKDFTLDLGPMVPPIQAMQACMDELLTHWGVDVERHRTLTRPAVPAEDPQTWVTPADFPVDERQRRRGGFNTVRLLLDAAGKPTSCQVQRAGADSFNSAACRILMEKGKFEPALDAAGQPMPSYFVANFRFQLFTAPAGSARRLR from the coding sequence ATGAACTACGCCGAGGACAGCTGCCAGCTCACGCGCGATTTTGCCTACGGCGACGAGATTATCACGCTCTCGCTTGAGAGATTTCAGCCGAGCGACACCGTTGAGATGGCCTTGGCATCCAGCGAGCTCCGCCGGGCTCCGCGCGAGTTCACGACCAAGTTCCAGTTCGCGCCCGGGGCCGTGCAATTCGAAGCGCGGCAATTCCAGGGCGAGCTTGAGGACGGACGTGACTATTTCGGCATCGGGCCGGTTCGGCTCGGTATCGCGGCTGTATCGTTCGGCGATGCCGACGAGTTTCAACAGGCCGCTACGACGCTATACCGGCGCGCCGATGAGCTCGAGGCAGCTCGCAAGCTCGAAGGGCTCATGGTCACGGAAGGCTTTACCAAGGACTTCACTCTCGACCTTGGGCCGATGGTTCCGCCCATCCAGGCCATGCAAGCATGCATGGACGAGCTTTTGACGCATTGGGGTGTCGACGTGGAGCGGCATCGCACGCTTACGCGGCCGGCCGTTCCGGCCGAAGATCCGCAGACTTGGGTTACCCCGGCGGACTTTCCCGTCGACGAACGACAGCGTCGCCGGGGAGGATTCAATACAGTTCGTTTGTTGCTCGACGCTGCCGGAAAGCCGACCAGCTGCCAAGTGCAGCGAGCCGGGGCGGACAGCTTCAACAGTGCCGCGTGTCGTATCCTGATGGAAAAGGGCAAGTTCGAGCCCGCACTCGATGCCGCCGGGCAACCCATGCCGAGCTACTTTGTGGCGAATTTCCGGTTCCAGCTATTCACAGCCCCTGCAGGTTCGGCGAGGCGCCTGCGCTGA
- a CDS encoding HGGxSTG domain-containing protein — MARTRSGTECQSPAVRGRKRCRMHGGTNAGPPKGNMHARKHGGYSAKTKAAARYIIGIARIVREMDG; from the coding sequence CTGGCCCGGACCCGTTCGGGAACGGAGTGCCAATCCCCGGCAGTAAGGGGTCGGAAAAGGTGTCGTATGCACGGCGGAACGAATGCCGGTCCACCTAAGGGGAACATGCATGCCCGCAAGCACGGTGGATATTCCGCGAAGACCAAAGCGGCCGCCCGCTACATCATAGGGATTGCGCGGATCGTTCGGGAAATGGATGGGTGA
- a CDS encoding helix-turn-helix domain-containing protein — translation MTKAYGTLPEAVQFSGMSRTSIYEALKRGDLKARKAGRRTLISFADLEAYLASLPTYQAGA, via the coding sequence ATGACAAAAGCATACGGCACCTTGCCCGAGGCCGTGCAGTTTTCGGGCATGTCGCGCACCTCGATCTATGAAGCGTTGAAGCGCGGCGATCTAAAGGCTCGCAAGGCCGGGCGGCGCACGTTGATCTCGTTTGCCGACCTCGAAGCCTATCTGGCCAGCCTCCCGACCTATCAGGCGGGAGCATGA
- a CDS encoding tyrosine-type recombinase/integrase, protein MPRKLSNALTPLGVKNAKAGRHADGAGLHLLVKETGARSWVYRFMLKGRSRDIGLGAAGRGGISLATARDLASALRLKVKGGIDPLEERQREASDALAAAQAAAIAGMTFKAVAETYIDANEASWRNDKHRQQWRNTLASYVYPVMGELPVADIATAHVLKVLEPIWQDKPETASRIRGRIETVLDAAKARGYREGENPARWRGHIAQILPPRSRLTRGHHKAMSYEAIPAFMAKLREREAMAALALEFVILTATRTSEVLGATWAEVDLEKAIWAVPASRMKAGKEHRIPLSPRSVEILKSLTLFENDWLFQSDKGGKLSTMAMSMLLRRMKLECTVHGFRSGFRDWAAECTGYAHEVCEMALAHVIGNKSEAAYRRGDLFDKRRRLMADWATYCTSGSAAGAKVTPIRGAAA, encoded by the coding sequence ATGCCCCGCAAGCTGAGCAACGCCTTAACGCCGTTGGGGGTGAAGAATGCGAAGGCCGGACGCCATGCCGATGGTGCGGGGCTGCATTTGCTGGTGAAGGAAACTGGCGCGCGGTCCTGGGTCTATCGCTTTATGCTCAAGGGCAGGTCGCGGGATATTGGCTTGGGCGCGGCGGGACGGGGCGGCATTAGCCTTGCTACTGCCCGCGATCTCGCATCCGCATTGCGGCTCAAGGTCAAGGGCGGGATTGATCCGCTAGAAGAACGCCAGCGCGAAGCCTCAGACGCGCTTGCGGCGGCTCAGGCGGCAGCGATAGCCGGAATGACGTTCAAAGCCGTGGCAGAGACGTATATCGACGCAAATGAGGCAAGCTGGCGCAATGATAAGCACCGGCAGCAATGGCGCAACACGCTGGCCAGCTACGTCTATCCCGTTATGGGCGAATTGCCGGTTGCCGACATTGCCACGGCGCATGTCCTGAAAGTCCTTGAGCCGATCTGGCAGGACAAACCCGAAACTGCCAGCCGTATCCGAGGGCGGATTGAAACCGTGCTCGATGCCGCAAAGGCGCGCGGATACAGGGAGGGCGAAAATCCGGCTCGCTGGCGCGGCCATATCGCGCAAATCCTGCCGCCCCGTTCCCGGCTCACGCGCGGCCATCACAAGGCCATGTCCTATGAGGCTATCCCGGCGTTCATGGCGAAGTTGCGCGAACGTGAGGCAATGGCGGCGCTGGCGCTGGAGTTTGTCATTCTCACGGCCACGCGCACCAGCGAGGTGCTGGGGGCAACTTGGGCCGAAGTCGATTTGGAAAAGGCAATCTGGGCCGTGCCAGCGTCCCGCATGAAGGCGGGTAAGGAACATCGCATTCCCCTGTCGCCGCGCTCGGTTGAAATTTTGAAGTCGTTGACGCTCTTCGAGAACGATTGGCTGTTTCAATCTGACAAGGGCGGCAAGCTGTCCACGATGGCTATGTCCATGTTGCTTCGCCGCATGAAGCTGGAATGCACCGTTCACGGCTTCCGTTCGGGCTTCCGCGATTGGGCTGCGGAATGCACCGGTTATGCCCATGAAGTCTGCGAAATGGCTCTGGCCCATGTGATCGGCAACAAGTCCGAAGCGGCTTACCGGCGCGGCGATCTATTCGACAAGCGACGGCGGCTCATGGCCGATTGGGCAACCTATTGCACCAGCGGTAGTGCGGCTGGAGCGAAGGTTACGCCAATCCGGGGAGCGGCGGCATAA
- a CDS encoding TonB-dependent receptor, with protein MTHRYLRTTSCCALALASITAASPALAQEPAAEAPAQGESAAGNTIVVTGLRRTEELQNTPAAITAFSQDTIENARITRPIDFISLTPNVNLIETQNAGNAFIVIRGITQARNSEPSVAVVVDGVQQVNPAQFNQDLFDIQQIEVLRGPQGGLYGRNAIGGAIIIQTKQPTDDFEGKVTAGVDNGFGWYVRGGVSGPLGTEAVKFRLAGQYYDTDGFIPNTYLGEDADPYKNIALRGNLLFDLGSGWEVDLRGSMDLLRTQALYFNIVTDVNDTSLPVRVNNAGQNDRDIYNVAAKISYEGEHFTATSITSYDTVSEILTGDAFDFLPIPESFFFNLFEAIFGPGNGFDLNQSQFLDVEALSQELRIQSPDDQKLFWMVGGYLISTDRFISTGNMIDTGQGVFPVYRTPSTNPANPQFSYLADSQDNFAWAGFGNIGYEFSDQIRVDASLRYDRDHRENTTLTPAGFMNGPGQPNGTTGEVREETFDAWQPKLTLTYMPTDDITLYGGYSKGFRSGGFNQTGVGGVAAANGIVGVGDIFQAEVAETFEAGIKSRLFDNVLTLNGAVFTTETKNSYFFVFLAANSTQNLGNVPKARIDGFELEAFIRPAPDLQFNAALGMTWSDIKEFPDPAFVGNELPLISRSTINLGAQWTPQLTDTLDGLLRVDYRRTGKTWWDVPNSTVRDPIDLVDARAGVDGGRWGMFVFAKNLFNEEYNAEFSPGGFVFKARPRVYGAEASFNF; from the coding sequence ATGACGCACCGCTATCTGCGAACGACTTCTTGCTGCGCGCTGGCGCTTGCGAGCATCACGGCGGCGTCACCCGCCTTGGCACAGGAACCGGCGGCGGAGGCACCTGCCCAGGGCGAGAGTGCCGCGGGGAATACGATTGTCGTCACCGGTCTGCGTCGCACCGAAGAGTTGCAGAACACCCCCGCCGCGATAACAGCGTTCTCGCAAGACACTATCGAGAACGCCCGCATCACGCGGCCGATCGACTTCATCAGCCTGACGCCGAACGTGAATCTCATCGAGACGCAGAACGCGGGCAACGCCTTCATTGTCATCCGTGGCATCACCCAGGCGCGCAACAGCGAGCCTTCGGTGGCGGTGGTCGTCGACGGCGTGCAACAGGTAAACCCGGCGCAGTTCAACCAGGATCTGTTCGACATCCAGCAGATCGAGGTTCTCAGGGGGCCGCAGGGTGGCCTCTATGGCCGCAACGCCATCGGCGGCGCGATCATCATCCAGACCAAGCAGCCGACCGACGATTTCGAAGGCAAGGTTACCGCGGGCGTCGACAACGGCTTCGGCTGGTACGTGCGCGGTGGAGTCAGCGGCCCGCTCGGCACCGAGGCGGTCAAGTTCCGCCTTGCCGGCCAGTACTACGATACCGACGGATTCATTCCCAACACCTACCTTGGCGAAGACGCCGACCCGTACAAGAACATCGCCCTGCGCGGGAACCTGCTGTTCGACCTCGGCAGCGGCTGGGAAGTCGACTTGCGCGGTTCGATGGACCTGCTGCGCACCCAGGCGCTCTATTTCAACATCGTGACCGACGTGAACGACACCAGCCTTCCGGTTCGGGTCAACAACGCCGGGCAGAACGACCGCGACATCTACAACGTCGCCGCCAAGATCTCCTACGAAGGCGAGCACTTCACCGCGACCTCGATCACTTCTTACGACACCGTGAGCGAGATTCTCACCGGCGATGCGTTCGACTTCCTGCCGATCCCCGAATCGTTCTTCTTCAACTTGTTCGAAGCTATTTTCGGCCCCGGCAACGGCTTCGATCTCAACCAGAGCCAGTTCCTCGACGTCGAGGCGCTAAGCCAGGAGCTGCGCATCCAGTCGCCCGACGACCAGAAGCTGTTCTGGATGGTCGGCGGTTACCTGATCTCGACCGACCGCTTCATCTCGACAGGCAACATGATCGATACTGGCCAGGGCGTATTCCCGGTCTATCGCACCCCGAGCACCAACCCAGCCAATCCGCAGTTCTCCTACCTGGCGGATTCGCAGGACAACTTCGCCTGGGCCGGCTTCGGCAATATCGGTTACGAGTTCTCCGACCAGATCCGCGTCGATGCCTCCTTGCGCTACGATCGCGACCATCGCGAGAACACCACGCTCACCCCGGCCGGGTTCATGAACGGCCCCGGCCAGCCCAACGGCACCACCGGCGAAGTGCGCGAAGAGACCTTCGACGCATGGCAGCCCAAGCTGACGCTGACCTACATGCCAACCGACGACATCACGCTCTACGGCGGCTATTCGAAGGGCTTCCGTAGCGGCGGCTTCAACCAGACGGGGGTCGGCGGGGTCGCCGCCGCCAATGGCATCGTCGGAGTTGGTGACATCTTCCAGGCCGAAGTCGCCGAGACTTTCGAAGCCGGCATCAAGAGCCGGCTGTTCGACAACGTCCTGACCTTGAACGGCGCGGTGTTCACGACCGAGACGAAGAACAGCTATTTCTTCGTGTTCCTCGCCGCCAACTCGACGCAGAACCTCGGCAATGTGCCCAAGGCGCGCATCGACGGCTTCGAACTCGAAGCGTTCATTCGCCCCGCGCCCGACCTCCAGTTCAACGCCGCACTCGGCATGACGTGGAGCGACATCAAGGAGTTCCCCGACCCTGCCTTCGTCGGCAACGAGCTGCCGCTGATCTCGCGTTCGACGATCAACCTCGGGGCGCAGTGGACCCCGCAGCTCACCGACACGCTCGATGGGCTGCTGCGCGTCGATTACCGCCGCACGGGCAAGACCTGGTGGGATGTGCCGAACTCGACCGTGCGCGACCCGATCGACCTTGTCGATGCTCGGGCCGGGGTGGACGGAGGCCGCTGGGGCATGTTCGTTTTCGCCAAGAACCTCTTCAACGAAGAGTACAACGCCGAGTTTTCGCCTGGAGGCTTCGTGTTCAAGGCGCGCCCGCGGGTCTATGGCGCGGAGGCCTCGTTCAACTTCTGA
- a CDS encoding UrcA family protein: MTNTNHKSALPAIAFALAALVQTVPSVASAREQGRSIPVQYGDLDLTTPVGIKTLDRRLDRAVRRVCGDHTYQSLQQEAGVVRCEEQTWNHIQGQRQVAINKATDRRNGNALAQRSTYELPVVASAK, from the coding sequence ATGACCAATACCAATCACAAGTCCGCCCTGCCGGCTATCGCTTTTGCTCTGGCCGCGCTCGTTCAAACCGTTCCTTCAGTGGCGTCAGCCCGCGAGCAAGGCCGCAGCATCCCCGTCCAGTACGGCGATCTCGACCTGACCACGCCCGTCGGCATCAAGACGCTCGATCGTCGCCTTGACCGCGCAGTGCGCCGTGTTTGCGGTGATCACACCTACCAGAGCCTGCAGCAGGAGGCCGGTGTGGTGCGGTGCGAGGAACAGACCTGGAACCACATTCAGGGTCAGCGCCAGGTTGCGATCAACAAGGCCACCGACCGCCGTAACGGCAACGCCTTGGCTCAGCGCTCTACGTACGAACTACCGGTGGTTGCCTCTGCGAAGTAA
- a CDS encoding YcaO-like family protein, whose amino-acid sequence MADTLGLAIAAGRAAGVTRVSDVTQFGICGIPVFQSTRPASRSLSVSQGKGLTPCAAIVGALLEAAEFWTAERLARPGDIRRLSELHARHIEIWSGERDRLAIDLDTSLTRAWLAGTDLSSGEPCPVPWDLLSLDFTTGNLEYAATSNGLACGNTRTEALVAGIAELLEHHFVAQFRRLTPRQRRESQVGLATIDNKAIRRLLNCVERAGFEARAWSLANDFALPVFEVALFDTVHAADDIAPVAGNGCYPDARVAFIRALLEAVQSLATFVAGARDDLTPDEYSDSRERSLSALLNSLAFNDGPLDWRSIPSPRCRSSEECFAFLADRVAAITNVPIVAYEHIPPCEGLHIVHVLAPGLLDGFRGPRLEQQPAAAPMATPSTAIPRSASLRKVLFAGPSVIGLVLPADIEIRPPAKCGDLSDLLSDPPAAVGLIDGYFGTAPTVWHKEILSLLALGVQVIGGASIGALRAAELDRFGMVGVGTLFEAYRTGALIRDDAVMLVHAPPELGFAPLSIPLVDAEYALFGLDLPPGALRIMQRIVRTTPYETRDWPSCLAQYRQRARTEFPISLAELEAAPSLKQIDAALVVEALSRCGERKPAQLAMPPLTSHYRAMLARSAPEFAASLT is encoded by the coding sequence TTGGCTGATACTCTCGGCCTGGCGATAGCGGCGGGGCGGGCTGCCGGCGTCACGCGCGTTTCGGACGTCACCCAGTTCGGGATCTGCGGCATTCCGGTGTTCCAATCCACCCGCCCGGCTTCGCGTTCGTTGTCGGTGTCGCAGGGAAAGGGGCTAACTCCGTGCGCCGCCATTGTCGGAGCGCTGCTCGAGGCGGCAGAATTCTGGACGGCGGAGAGGCTGGCGCGCCCAGGCGACATTCGGCGATTGTCTGAACTGCACGCTCGCCACATCGAAATTTGGTCAGGTGAGCGAGACCGCTTGGCGATCGACCTCGACACCTCATTAACCCGAGCATGGCTGGCGGGCACAGACCTGTCGTCAGGCGAGCCCTGTCCGGTGCCGTGGGATTTGCTTTCGCTCGATTTCACCACCGGCAATCTCGAATATGCCGCCACATCGAATGGCCTGGCGTGCGGTAATACCCGAACGGAAGCGCTGGTCGCCGGGATTGCCGAACTGCTCGAGCATCACTTTGTGGCCCAGTTCCGCCGGCTGACGCCCAGGCAGAGACGCGAGAGCCAGGTCGGCCTTGCAACGATTGACAACAAGGCGATCCGGCGTCTGCTGAACTGCGTAGAGCGGGCGGGGTTCGAAGCGCGCGCCTGGAGTCTGGCAAACGACTTCGCGCTTCCGGTATTCGAAGTGGCGTTGTTCGACACCGTCCACGCCGCAGACGACATCGCTCCGGTCGCCGGGAACGGGTGCTACCCGGATGCGCGCGTCGCATTCATCAGGGCCTTGCTGGAAGCGGTGCAAAGTCTGGCGACTTTCGTCGCCGGGGCACGCGATGACCTGACGCCCGATGAGTACAGTGACAGTAGAGAACGCAGCCTCAGCGCCCTGCTGAACTCACTGGCCTTCAACGATGGTCCGCTCGACTGGCGCTCGATTCCGTCGCCACGATGCAGGAGTAGCGAAGAATGTTTCGCCTTCCTGGCTGACCGGGTCGCGGCGATTACCAACGTCCCTATCGTCGCCTATGAGCACATCCCGCCCTGCGAGGGTCTCCATATCGTGCACGTGCTGGCGCCAGGGCTCCTCGACGGGTTCCGCGGGCCACGGCTCGAACAGCAGCCGGCCGCGGCTCCGATGGCGACGCCCTCCACTGCCATCCCGCGCAGTGCCAGCTTGCGGAAAGTCCTGTTCGCCGGCCCGAGTGTCATCGGATTGGTGCTTCCAGCAGATATCGAGATTCGACCACCGGCAAAGTGCGGCGATCTTTCCGATCTCTTGTCCGATCCGCCTGCTGCGGTCGGACTGATCGATGGCTACTTCGGTACGGCGCCAACTGTGTGGCACAAGGAAATCCTCAGCCTGCTGGCGCTCGGAGTTCAGGTTATCGGTGGCGCCAGCATCGGGGCGCTGCGTGCGGCCGAACTCGATCGCTTCGGCATGGTCGGCGTGGGCACCTTGTTCGAGGCCTATCGAACGGGGGCCCTGATCCGCGACGATGCGGTCATGCTCGTCCACGCTCCGCCAGAACTCGGCTTCGCCCCGCTCTCGATCCCGCTTGTGGACGCGGAATACGCGCTATTCGGTCTCGACCTTCCACCGGGGGCTTTGCGGATCATGCAGCGTATCGTCAGGACCACGCCTTACGAAACCCGCGACTGGCCATCGTGCCTGGCGCAATACCGGCAACGCGCGAGAACGGAGTTCCCGATTTCGTTGGCGGAACTGGAGGCCGCGCCCTCTCTCAAGCAGATCGATGCGGCCTTGGTCGTCGAAGCCCTGTCCCGGTGTGGCGAACGGAAGCCCGCGCAATTGGCCATGCCCCCGTTGACCAGCCATTACCGGGCTATGTTGGCCAGATCGGCTCCAGAGTTTGCTGCAAGCCTGACCTGA
- a CDS encoding lytic transglycosylase domain-containing protein — protein sequence MALLPAALLAVEPAHADVLEIGSGGDASWISGPNVDTAPVSQVQTQSAPLAEVPAEARIVPEYGVADPSRQAEVVPDFYAAKVAELAARFDLSPALIEALVWQESRWRAGAVSPAGARGLAQLMPGTARDLGVNPDDPFANLEGGARYLRAQLDRFDGDIEKALAAYNAGPGRVAAAGGIPRIRETQTYVASVMGRLSDHSRSED from the coding sequence ATGGCCCTGTTGCCGGCGGCTTTACTTGCCGTCGAGCCCGCGCACGCTGACGTCCTCGAGATCGGATCGGGCGGTGATGCCAGTTGGATCTCGGGCCCGAACGTTGACACGGCCCCCGTATCCCAGGTCCAGACACAATCGGCGCCGCTGGCCGAAGTTCCCGCCGAGGCTCGGATCGTGCCCGAGTATGGCGTTGCCGATCCGTCGCGCCAGGCCGAAGTCGTGCCTGATTTCTACGCCGCCAAAGTTGCTGAACTCGCCGCGCGGTTCGATTTGAGCCCGGCCCTGATCGAGGCGCTCGTCTGGCAGGAAAGCCGCTGGCGTGCTGGCGCAGTGTCGCCGGCCGGCGCCCGCGGCCTCGCCCAGCTTATGCCCGGAACGGCGCGCGATCTCGGCGTCAATCCGGACGATCCCTTTGCCAACCTCGAAGGCGGTGCGCGTTACCTGCGCGCCCAGCTCGACCGGTTCGATGGCGACATCGAGAAGGCCCTGGCGGCGTACAACGCCGGACCGGGCCGCGTCGCTGCCGCCGGTGGCATTCCCCGCATTCGCGAAACACAGACCTACGTCGCCTCGGTCATGGGGCGGCTGTCGGATCATTCCCGGAGTGAAGACTGA
- a CDS encoding TrbC/VirB2 family protein codes for MRSTARLAALAALFLPAAAQAQSVNPAGSGPIIAALGWLQGTLLGNVATAVAVMAVAAVGFMMLTGRMNWRFGATVILGCFILFGAASIVAGIQSAAAVG; via the coding sequence ATGCGTTCGACTGCCCGTCTTGCCGCGCTTGCCGCCCTGTTCCTTCCCGCCGCCGCCCAGGCTCAAAGCGTTAACCCCGCCGGCTCGGGCCCGATCATTGCCGCACTCGGCTGGCTGCAGGGGACGCTGCTCGGCAACGTTGCCACGGCGGTCGCCGTGATGGCCGTAGCGGCAGTCGGCTTCATGATGCTGACCGGGCGGATGAACTGGCGCTTCGGTGCAACCGTAATTCTCGGCTGCTTCATCCTGTTCGGGGCTGCCTCGATCGTAGCGGGCATCCAGTCCGCCGCGGCGGTAGGCTGA
- a CDS encoding type IV secretion system protein VirB3 translates to MELVRHPVHRALTRPQMFAGVTFNYFVINGLVTTEMFLILKSLWIIPIPFVMHAIGYFACLREPRIFDLWLTKVSRCPRVKNWKRWGCNSYAA, encoded by the coding sequence GTGGAACTGGTCCGTCATCCTGTCCATCGGGCCCTGACCCGGCCGCAGATGTTTGCGGGGGTGACGTTCAACTACTTCGTCATCAACGGACTGGTGACGACGGAGATGTTCCTGATCCTCAAGAGCTTGTGGATCATCCCGATTCCGTTCGTGATGCATGCCATCGGATATTTCGCCTGTCTGCGCGAACCCCGGATCTTCGACCTGTGGCTGACCAAGGTGAGCCGTTGTCCGCGGGTGAAGAACTGGAAGCGCTGGGGTTGCAACAGTTACGCGGCCTGA
- a CDS encoding VirB4 family type IV secretion/conjugal transfer ATPase, with amino-acid sequence MGTKWLGAAAWSAKEAHAGDRLPYARLVDEGTLLLRDGSLMGALQVPGLLFETEDTEALNAHSATREVMLRSNLDARFVMYHHVIRRRVSIELEARFEDPLSAHIDRRWREKLSRGSLFVNDQFVTLVRRPARGKAGLAERAGKMFRRRSEGLEADPREVRALRAALQSLAASLGLYGAQPLGDYAGPNGTANNELLELLSALYNGEMRPVRKPTDETDVGKMLPYRRASFGLDAMELRGAGGLGGGADFAAILSLKDYPDATSPGLLDPLLRLPFEMVVTESFAPAERQTARERIDLALRRLRSADEEAMAERGEMLSARDALGSGSAAFGDHHLSVLVRAADLVRLDDASAQVGAALADMGAIAVREDTNLEPAFWGQFPGNEAYLVRRGMISSANMASFASLHGFALGQATGNHWGDAVALLETTSATPFFFNFHQGDLGNFSVIGPSGSGKTVVMNFLAAQAQKFAPRTILFDKDRGAELFIRGIGGRYDRIRAGEPTGFNPLALPDNPANRAFLRDWLGVLLQAEGPEELSTISGAVDAAYANDASLRRLRFFRELLSGARRPQPGDLADRLSPWIEDGEHAWMFDNAEDRLDLSTRVMGFDMTALLESPRLRTPTMMYLFHRIDERLDGSPTMILIDEGWKALDDAVFAARIRDWLKTLRKRNALVGFATQSARDALDSRISAALVEQTATMIFMPNARARAEDYCDGFGLTAHELALIRSLPAHSRAFLIRQSDASVVVRLDLSGASEVLTVLSGRESAVRRLDLIREAVGDHPSAWYPILTGRSWPGGQDGDRHDDADDGGIMAWEAAQ; translated from the coding sequence ATGGGGACTAAGTGGCTGGGAGCCGCCGCATGGAGCGCTAAGGAAGCGCACGCTGGCGACCGCCTGCCCTACGCCCGGCTGGTCGACGAAGGGACTTTGCTCCTGCGCGACGGATCGCTGATGGGGGCACTGCAGGTTCCGGGCCTGCTGTTCGAGACTGAAGATACCGAGGCGCTCAACGCCCATTCGGCCACGCGCGAAGTCATGCTGCGCTCGAACCTCGATGCGCGGTTCGTGATGTACCACCACGTGATCCGCCGCCGCGTTTCGATTGAGCTCGAGGCCCGCTTCGAGGATCCCTTGAGCGCCCATATCGACCGCCGCTGGCGCGAGAAGCTGTCGCGCGGGTCACTGTTCGTGAACGACCAGTTCGTCACGCTGGTGCGCCGCCCGGCGCGCGGCAAGGCGGGTCTCGCCGAACGCGCCGGCAAGATGTTCCGCCGCCGGAGTGAAGGCCTCGAGGCCGATCCGCGCGAAGTGCGTGCGCTGCGGGCCGCGCTCCAGTCGCTGGCCGCTTCGCTCGGCCTTTACGGGGCGCAACCGCTCGGCGATTACGCTGGCCCCAACGGCACGGCGAACAACGAGCTGCTCGAACTGCTGAGCGCGCTCTACAACGGCGAGATGCGCCCCGTGCGCAAGCCGACCGACGAGACCGACGTCGGCAAGATGCTGCCCTATCGCCGTGCGAGCTTCGGGCTCGACGCGATGGAGTTGCGCGGTGCCGGTGGCCTCGGCGGCGGTGCGGACTTTGCCGCCATCCTAAGCCTCAAGGACTACCCCGACGCGACCAGCCCGGGCCTGCTCGACCCGCTGCTGCGCCTGCCGTTCGAGATGGTCGTGACCGAAAGCTTCGCCCCGGCGGAGCGGCAGACAGCGCGTGAGCGGATCGACCTGGCCCTGCGCCGCCTGCGTTCGGCGGACGAAGAAGCCATGGCCGAACGCGGCGAGATGCTCTCGGCCCGCGATGCGCTCGGCAGTGGCTCGGCGGCCTTTGGCGATCACCACCTGTCGGTCCTGGTCAGGGCAGCCGATCTCGTCCGCCTCGACGATGCCAGCGCGCAAGTCGGCGCCGCCCTCGCCGACATGGGCGCGATCGCGGTGCGCGAAGACACCAACCTCGAGCCCGCCTTCTGGGGCCAGTTCCCTGGCAACGAGGCCTACCTCGTGCGCCGCGGCATGATCTCCAGCGCCAACATGGCGAGCTTCGCCTCGCTTCACGGCTTCGCGCTGGGCCAGGCGACCGGCAACCACTGGGGCGACGCCGTGGCGCTGCTCGAAACGACGAGCGCGACGCCGTTCTTCTTCAACTTCCACCAGGGCGACCTCGGCAACTTCTCGGTCATCGGACCGTCGGGCTCGGGCAAGACGGTGGTGATGAACTTCCTCGCCGCCCAGGCGCAGAAGTTCGCCCCGCGCACAATCCTGTTCGACAAGGACCGTGGCGCCGAACTGTTCATCCGCGGCATCGGCGGCCGCTACGACCGCATCCGTGCCGGCGAGCCGACCGGGTTCAACCCGCTCGCGCTGCCCGATAACCCAGCCAACCGTGCGTTCCTGCGCGACTGGCTCGGTGTGCTGCTCCAGGCCGAAGGTCCGGAAGAGCTGTCGACGATCTCCGGCGCGGTCGACGCGGCTTATGCCAACGACGCCTCGCTGCGCCGCCTGCGGTTCTTCCGCGAGTTGCTCTCGGGCGCGCGCCGGCCGCAGCCGGGCGACCTGGCCGACCGTCTCTCCCCGTGGATCGAGGACGGCGAGCACGCCTGGATGTTCGACAATGCGGAAGACCGGCTTGACCTGTCGACCCGCGTGATGGGCTTCGACATGACCGCGCTGCTCGAAAGCCCGCGGCTGCGTACCCCGACGATGATGTACCTGTTCCACCGCATCGACGAGCGGCTCGACGGTTCGCCGACGATGATCCTCATCGACGAGGGGTGGAAGGCGCTCGACGACGCGGTCTTTGCCGCGCGCATTCGCGACTGGCTCAAGACGCTGAGGAAGCGCAACGCGCTGGTCGGGTTCGCCACGCAAAGCGCTCGCGACGCGCTCGACAGCCGTATCTCGGCGGCGTTGGTCGAGCAGACGGCGACGATGATCTTCATGCCCAATGCCCGCGCCCGGGCCGAGGACTACTGCGACGGCTTCGGCCTGACCGCGCACGAACTGGCGCTGATCCGCAGCCTTCCGGCCCACAGCCGCGCGTTCCTGATCCGCCAGAGCGACGCCTCGGTGGTGGTGCGGCTCGACCTGTCGGGTGCGAGCGAAGTGCTGACGGTCCTGTCCGGCCGCGAGAGCGCGGTGCGCAGGCTCGACCTGATCCGCGAGGCCGTGGGCGACCACCCGTCGGCCTGGTATCCGATCCTCACCGGCCGCTCCTGGCCGGGCGGGCAGGACGGCGACCGGCACGATGACGCCGACGACGGCGGGATCATGGCTTGGGAGGCCGCCCAGTGA